A single window of Syngnathus acus chromosome 23, fSynAcu1.2, whole genome shotgun sequence DNA harbors:
- the tafa5a gene encoding chemokine-like protein TAFA-5a isoform X2: protein MQLLRVAWALTGAAICCFLILLIHSRLLKEGQLAAGTCEIVTLDRDSSQPRRTIARQTARCACKKGQIAGTTRARPACVDAAIVRKKQWCEMVPCLDDEGCDLLVNKSGWTCTQPGGRVKTTTAL, encoded by the exons ATGCAGCTGCTCCGAGTTGCGTGGGCACTCACCGGAGCGGCGATCTGCTgcttcctcatcctcctcatccACTCTCGTCTGCTCAAAGAAG gccagctggcggCGGGGACATGTGAAATTGTGACGCTGGACAGGGACAGCAGCCAACCGCGGCGGACCATCGCCAGGCAGACGGCCCGCTGTGCCTGCAAGAAGGGCCAGATCGCGGGAACCACGAGAGCCAGACCCGCCTGCGTGGATG CCGCCATTGTGCGGAAAAAGCAGTGGTGCGAGATGGTGCCGTGTTTGGACGACGAAGGCTGCGACCTGTTAGTCAATAAATCCGGCTGGACTTGTACGCAGCCCGGAGGCCGAGTCAAGACAACTACG GCTCTATGA